One part of the Torulaspora delbrueckii CBS 1146 chromosome 8, complete genome genome encodes these proteins:
- the CCR4 gene encoding CCR4-NOT core exoribonuclease subunit CCR4 (similar to Saccharomyces cerevisiae CCR4 (YAL021C); ancestral locus Anc_7.78) → MSNPSMLSYPSLGPQQQPNLMPGMRADTPNGMHQQLHGNPMGAVPPPGIMNPSMGVSGDSVPHQLLSHLGQSGVDHSGAANGAAMTGNNGNEKNALYHPHLEEPALLNNPIWKLQLQLAAVSMQSVGQPNVYARQNAMKKYLVNQQQQKQQQQQQQQPVLDHQRQPGLLQQISGGQPLQQQDQLQNPQMADASISLVDKTKQLLMEMATETKDNSATNNNPPGSANTYATGNTSGSISSPSTPKTELHHLRDQNTGTPTLLLQHKKLSQFNIDEDDETEHRMTAPKNTKFDDQLWHAIDFSNLQIFNISSNLFKYTFLTRLYLNGNSLTSLPPQIKSLVNLRVLDLSHNRLTALPKELGLCYQLKYLYVFDNQITTLPWEFGSLFNLQFLGCEGNPLDRQLLKILAEKSVTGLIFYLRDNRPEVPLNKDRDFIEINAEGEPVEKYRSLHEADEHLSSELSKRSFTVLSYNTLCQHYATPKMYRYTPSWALSWDYRREKLTEQILSYMTDVICLQEVEAKTFEEYWAPLMQKHGYSGLFHAKTRAKTMHSKDSKKVDGCCVFYRENEFKLAYKDAVDFSGVWQKHKKFQRTEDYLNRAMNKDNVAIYLKLQHIKSGESVWIVTTHLHWDPQFNDVKTFQVGVLMDHIENLLKEQSNAQSKQEAKKCPVILCGDLNSEIHSAVYELLSTGRVQAHDDIKGRDFGYMTQKNFAHNLAMKSSYSYIGELPLTNFTPSFTSVIDYIWFSTQSLRVRGLLGPIDPDYISQFIGFPNAKFPSDHIPVLARFEFLKGGAGSSRKI, encoded by the coding sequence ATGAGCAATCCGTCTATGTTGAGCTATCCTAGCTTGGGACCTCAACAGCAGCCGAATTTGATGCCTGGGATGCGCGCTGACACGCCTAATGGGATGCATCAACAGTTACATGGGAATCCAATGGGGGCTGTTCCACCGCCAGGCATAATGAATCCAAGTATGGGAGTTTCAGGAGACTCGGTTCCGCATCAATTGCTCAGCCATCTTGGCCAGAGCGGTGTAGACCACAGTGGGGCCGCGAATGGTGCGGCAATGACTGGCAATAACGGGAACGAAAAGAATGCTTTGTACCATCCACATCTTGAAGAGCCTGCCTTATTGAATAATCCGATTTGGAAATTACAGTTACAGTTGGCAGCTGTGTCTATGCAATCTGTGGGACAACCTAACGTATATGCTAGGCAAAACgcgatgaagaaataccTAGTGAACCAGCAGCAAcagaagcagcaacagcagcaacaacagcagccTGTGCTAGATCATCAGCGGCAGCCGGGGCTGTTACAGCAGATTTCTGGGGGTCAGCCCTTGCAACAAcaggatcaattgcaaaatccTCAAATGGCAGATGCGTCAATATCTCTAGTCGATAAGACCAAGCAATTGTTGATGGAAATGGCTACGGAAACCAAAGATAACAGTGCTACGAATAACAACCCTCCTGGCTCCGCGAATACTTATGCGACGGGGAATACGAGCGGTTCCATATCTTCTCCATCTACTCCAAAGACAGAGTTACACCATTTGAGAGATCAGAACACTGGAACTCCAACATTACTTTTACAACACAAGAAGCTTTCCCAGTTCAATatagatgaagatgacgagaCAGAGCACCGGATGACTGCACCAAAAAACACTAAGTTTGATGACCAACTGTGGCAcgcaattgatttttcgaaccttcaaatctttaacATCAGTTCCAATTTGTTTAAGTATACATTCCTCACCAGATTGTATTTGAACGGTAATAGTTTAACGTCTTTACCACCGCAGATCAAGTCCCTGGTGAATTTGCGTGTGCTGGATCTGTCACACAACAGGTTGACCGCGTTGCCCAAGGAACTCGGGCTTTGTTACCAATTAAAATACCTCTACGTTTTTGATAACCAGATCACAACCTTACCGTGGGAGTTTGGtagtcttttcaacttgCAATTCCTAGGTTGCGAAGGCAATCCCTTGGACAGGCAACTACTGAAAATACTGGCCGAGAAATCGGTAACAGGGTTGATCTTTTATTTGCGTGACAACAGACCAGAAGTGCCGCTCAATAAAGACCGTGATTTCATTGAGATTAACGCAGAAGGCGAACCCGTGGAGAAATACAGATCTTTGCATGAAGCTGATGAACATTTAAGCTCCGAGCTGTCTAAGAGAAGTTTCACTGTTTTGTCTTACAACACACTTTGCCAACATTATGCCACCCCAAAAATGTATCGTTATACACCATCCTGGGCTTTGAGTTGGGATTACAGACGTGAAAAACTAACGGAGCAAATTTTGTCGTATATGACAGACGTCATCTGTTTGCAAGAAGTTGAGGCAAAGACTTTCGAAGAATATTGGGCACCTTTGATGCAAAAGCATGGTTACTCTGGTTTATTCCATGCAAAGACTAGAGCCAAGACAATGCATTCTAAGGATTCGAAGAAAGTAGATGGATGTTGTGTCTTTTACAGAGAAAACGAGTTCAAACTTGCTTACAAAGATGCAGTTGATTTTAGCGGAGTCTGGCAGAAGCATAAGAAATTTCAACGTACAGAAGACTATTTGAACCGTGCAATGAATAAGGATAACGTTGCTATCTACCTCAAGTTACAACATATAAAGAGCGGAGAATCAGTATGGATCGTCACCACACATTTACATTGGGACCCACAATTCAACGACGTCAAGACTTTCCAGGTCGGTGTTCTAATGGACCACATAGAGAACCTACTTAAGGAGCAAAGCAACGCTCAGTCAAAACAAGAGGCAAAGAAATGTCCTGTGATATTATGTGGGGACTTGAACTCTGAGATACATTCAGCAGTTTATGAACTACTAAGCACGGGACGCGTCCAAGCACATGATGATATCAAGGGAAGAGACTTCGGTTACATGActcaaaagaattttgcCCATAACTTAGCCATGAAATCGAGTTACAGCTACATCGGTGAATTGCCATTAACTAACTTCACTCCTTCATTCACCAGTGTGATCGACTACATATGGTTTTCGACTCAGTCACTCCGCGTACGTGGGTTACTTGGACCAATAGATCCCGACTACATCTCTCAATTCATCGGATTCCCCAACGCAAAATTCCCAAGTGACCACATACCCGTATTGGCGAGGTTTGAGTTTTTAAAAGGAGGAGCCGGCTCCAGTAGAAAGATATGA
- the ATS1 gene encoding Ats1p (similar to Saccharomyces cerevisiae ATS1 (YAL020C); ancestral locus Anc_7.79), which produces MVGTNLGLPHCEDVIVPQETLVLEKGQCVSRIACGGNHTVLLLDDGTALACGDSKQGQLGGLEQWEGWKVLLGGVKDVTCGWEFTVVINEQNELLSRGTGPKGELGLGSMRRAEEFTKIMDVNMGSRVFASLQNCTVVVPTREGGSKVYGWGSNTKCQLLEPKSRIVDRPVLIYESTETIIEYPALGRDFIVLVDTHGRIAYASGSLPLGFSTQDWSSHSGLQVHCMWTSIHIWSSKPGIYSYGNGNHGQLFRQEEWCPASEISQVAAGSEHGVLLKHNNQVACWGWGEHGNCGRLYKDKDSIFNDYSNVISPLCDVFQAREPCDLFAGCATTWIVTKC; this is translated from the coding sequence ATGGTCGGTACCAACTTAGGCCTGCCTCATTGTGAAGACGTTATAGTTCCACAGGAGACTCTTGTTTTGGAAAAGGGTCAATGTGTGAGTAGGATCGCGTGTGGAGGGAACCATACCGTGCTTTTGCTGGACGATGGCACGGCATTGGCATGTGGTGATAGTAAGCAGGGTCAACTTGGTGGTTTGGAGCAGTGGGAAGGCTGGAAAGTTCTTCTAGGAGGTGTGAAAGACGTTACGTGCGGCTGGGAGTTCACTGTAGTGATTAATGAGCAGAATGAGCTACTAAGTCGTGGTACGGGCCCTAAAGGAGAGTTAGGATTGGGATCTATGAGAAGAGCGGAGgaatttacaaagataATGGATGTAAACATGGGATCCCGGGTATTTGCATCTTTGCAGAACTGCACAGTAGTGGTACCAACTCGTGAAGGGGGCTCCAAGGTTTATGGATGGGGTAGTAATACCAAATGTCAGCTACTAGAACCCAAGAGCCGTATTGTGGACAGACCAGTCCTAATATATGAAAGTACGGAAACCATAATCGAGTACCCAGCTCTTGGGAGAGATTTTATCGTCTTAGTCGATACACACGGTCGTATAGCATACGCTAGTGGGTCACTGCCACTCGGGTTCTCTACACAGGACTGGTCTTCCCACTCTGGTCTACAAGTTCACTGCATGTGGACCTCAATCCACATTTGGTCATCGAAGCCGGGAATATATTCCTACGGGAACGGGAATCACGGCCAACTGTTTCGACAAGAGGAGTGGTGCCCCGCCAGCGAGATCTCACAGGTCGCTGCGGGAAGCGAACACGGCGTCCTGCTCAAGCACAACAACCAAGTCGCCTGCTGGGGATGGGGAGAACATGGGAATTGCGGAAGACTATACAAGGACAAAGATTCCATCTTTAACGATTACTCGAACGTCATAAGCCCATTATGCGACGTATTTCAAGCACGAGAACCTTGCGACCTGTTTGCAGGCTGCGCGACCACTTGGATCGTAACAAAATGTTAA
- the PMT2 gene encoding dolichyl-phosphate-mannose-protein mannosyltransferase PMT2 (similar to Saccharomyces cerevisiae PMT2 (YAL023C) and PMT3 (YOR321W); ancestral locus Anc_7.76) gives MSSATGFDDGLKDDSELLRRRREDEVLDESSNTIEKEDVSKLKVANVSPLLRLESIVMPIVFTALAFFIRMYRIGINDHVVWDEAHFGKFGSYYLRHEFYHDVHPPLGKMLVGFSGFLAGYNGSFDFNSGEVYPDYVDYVKMRLFNAAFSALCVPLAYYTAKNIGFSIPTVWLFTVLVLFENSYTTLGKFILLDSMLLFFTVASFFCFVTYHQQRKRPFSRKWWKWMLLTGISLGCAISVKMVGLFVITVVGIYTVGELWIFLADKSMSWKTYTMHWIARILCLIVVPMLVFMGCFKVHFDLLSHSGTGDANMPSLFQANLIGSDVGAGPRDIAIGSSYVSIKNQALGGSLLHSHVQTYPEGSSQQQVTGYGFKDSNNLWFFDRQRAMPYYNDSETDVEYIVAGMAYRLVHNSTQRNLHTHPIAAPVSKSAWEVSGYGDHLLGDEKDHWVIEVVAQYGDEDKSRIHPLTTSFRLKNIVMDCYLAQTGHHLPEWGFRQSEMACVKSPFKRDKRTWWNIESHENDVLPPRPENFRYPKTNFIKDFIHLNLAMMATNNALIPESDKLDNLASAAWQWPTLDLGLRLCGWGDDNIRYFLLGNPLSTWPSTAAVVAFGALVVVLLLRWQRQYVDLANPQDASVFLIGGIFPMLAWGLHFMPFVIMSRVTYVHHYLPALYFALLVMCYLFEAGLKGWTKSKCGNVMRVCIYGSYYAIVIGCFFYFSPISFGMEGPVSKYEYLDWLPGWFISDKNKA, from the coding sequence ATGTCTTCGGCGACTGGCTTCGATGATGGTCTGAAAGATGATTCTGAACTtctgagaagaagaagggagGATGAAGTATTGGACGAAAGTTCGAACACGATCGAGAAAGAGGATGTTTCCAAATTAAAGGTGGCTAATGTGAGTCCTTTGCTTCGTTTAGAGTCTATTGTAATGCCAATCGTGTTTACTGCTCTAGCGTTTTTTATCAGAATGTACAGGATTGGTATCAACGATCACGTCGTCTGGGATGAAGCGCATTTTGGTAAGTTTGGTTCTTACTATCTGAGACACGAATTTTACCATGATGTCCACCCACCTTTGGGTAAGATGTTGGTCGGGTTTTCGGGTTTTCTAGCTGGCTACAATGGATCTTTCGATTTCAATTCGGGCGAAGTTTATCCTGATTATGTCGACTATGTGAAGATGAGATTGTTCAATGCAGCATTCTCCGCACTATGTGTTCCATTGGCTTATTATACAGCCAAAAATATTGGCTTTTCGATTCCTACCGTTTGGCTTTTCACTGTTTTGGTACTTTTTGAGAATTCTTACACTACGTTGGGTAAATTCATCTTACTGGACTCTATGCTGTTATTCTTTACTGTTGCGTCCTTCTTTTGCTTTGTCACTTATCATCAACAGAGAAAGAGACCATTCAGCAGAAAATGGTGGAAATGGATGTTGTTGACCGGTATTAGTTTGGGTTGTGCCATCTCCGTCAAGATGGTTGGCTTGTTTGTTATTACCGTTGTTGGAATTTACACCGTTGGTGAATTGTGGATCTTTTTAGCTGACAAGTCAATGTCTTGGAAGACTTACACAATGCACTGGATTGCTAGAATTCTATGTTTGATCGTGGTTCCAATGCTTGTATTCATGGGTTGTTTCAAAGTCCATTTCGATCTATTGTCTCACTCGGGAACTGGTGATGCCAATATGCCATCACTATTCCAGGCTAACTTGATCGGTTCTGACGTCGGTGCAGGACCTCGTGACATTGCAATTGGCTCCTCTTACGTTTCTATTAAAAACCAAGCTTTGGGTGGCTCATTGTTGCACTCACACGTCCAAACTTATCCCGAAGGTTCTTCTCAACAGCAAGTTACAGGTTACGGATTCAAGGATAGCAACAACTTGTGGTTCTTTGACAGACAAAGAGCCATGCCTTACTACAACGACAGCGAAACTGATGTCGAATATATTGTAGCTGGTATGGCTTATAGACTGGTGCACAACAGTACTCAACGGAACTTACACACTCACCCAATCGCAGCTCCAGTTTCAAAATCGGCTTGGGAAGTTTCTGGTTACGGTGACCATCTATTGGGTGACGAGAAAGATCACTGGGtcattgaagttgttgcGCAGTACGGTGACGAGGATAAATCAAGGATTCATCCCTTGACCACTTCTTTCCGTTTGAAGAATATCGTCATGGATTGTTACTTGGCTCAAACTGGCCATCATTTGCCAGAGTGGGGGTTTAGACAATCTGAAATGGCCTGTGTAAAGAGTCCATTCAAGAGAGATAAGAGAACATGGTGGAACATTGAAAGTCATGAAAATGATGTCTTGCCTCCAAGACCAGAAAACTTCAGATACCCAAAGaccaatttcatcaaggatTTTATTCATTTGAACCTGGCAATGATGGCAACCAACAACGCTTTGATTCCAGAGTCTGATAAACTAGATAACCTTGCTTCTGCTGCTTGGCAATGGCCTACTTTGGATCTAGGTTTAAGATTGTGTGGCTGGGGTGATGACAACATCAGATATTTCTTGCTAGGAAACCCATTATCCACTTGGCCATCGACTGCCGCCGTTGTCGCTTTCGGTGCTCTAGTGGTTGTTTTACTCTTGAGATGGCAAAGACAGTACGTCGACCTAGCAAACCCACAAGATGCCAGCGTCTTCTTGATTGGTGGTATCTTCCCAATGCTTGCCTGGGGTCTACATTTCATGCCATTTGTTATCATGTCAAGAGTCACGTATGTCCACCACTACTTGCCGGCACTCTACTTTGCCTTATTAGTCATGTGCTACTTGTTTGAAGCGGGCCTAAAAGGCTGGACCAAGTCCAAGTGTGGTAATGTGATGAGAGTTTGCATCTATGGCTCATACTATGCCATCGTCATCGGATGCTTCTTTTACTTCTCCCCAATTTCCTTTGGTATGGAGGGGCCAGTATCTAAATATGAGTATCTGGACTGGCTACCAGGTTGGTTCATTTCCGATAAAAACAAGGCATGA
- the FUN30 gene encoding DNA-dependent ATPase FUN30 (similar to Saccharomyces cerevisiae FUN30 (YAL019W); ancestral locus Anc_7.80) has product MSDSTNDEVQVPESSSPLKQTNDETTASLLRSQFSFTPDNGANNKPNPVAGGPKGNPDAQLAQLATEFPDFSPTLVQAVFKSNSFNIKMARERLTRIRNQRQNWSVNSKGGKTTLIPQTSRLGSSMSPTNRLNSIKPSDPSSKIVVEKQRTSIFDRYSNVMNQKLRPTMTESLVVDDDALSKLSGSNIKRRRLVRADNLDKDRKATHLDKAKENLLNMKMKKVTSGDDGTAEEEMSGEEDVSGEEYEERTPEINIDDQLLQFLNTADASDIADLGETTMAKAKIIISKRPFSSLYAFAQLEFSEENGDHTKKTPKRTVKRASNQKRESEKLLEKVNQSIRGYNAIDSLIKRCSSYGNLIAGQMKRWGIDLEHTQNGGELDFTNIDSDDDDTAVVEEFDESEVSATPTPAPETNVAKLKIKSESGSEAEEDEEEEEDEEDAPFEESEDEEYGQTRKAAFPGRRGRPQKRLVKFFKGRPKLLGPDVQLKDYQQTGINWLNLLYHNHMSCILADDMGLGKTCQVISFLAYLKQINEPGPHLVVVPSSTLENWLREFQKFCPSLKIEPYYGSQQERAGLREILERTAGQYDVIVTTYNLAAGNKYDISFLRGCHFNVVVYDEGHMLKNSLSERFSKLMRIQGNFRLLLTGTPLQNNLKELMSLLEFIMPSLFEAKKDYLASIFKQRARTTDDNKGFNPLLAQEAINRAKMMMRPFILRRRKDQVLKHLPAKHRVIEHCEMNETQRKIYNEEIKLVMEHKRMIQNGELPEDPKEKAKIQSSSSKNLIMALRKASLHPLLFRNLYNDKVLAKMSDAILDEPEYAENGNRQYIQEDMSYMTDFELHKLCCNFPNTLEKFQLHNQEWLKSGKIDKLTELLKHIIIEKKEKVLIFSLFTQILDILELVLSTLNYKFLRLDGSTQVNDRQSLIDKFYEDETIPIFILSTKAGGFGINLVCANNVIIFDQSFNPHDDRQAADRSHRVGQTKEVTITTLITKDSIEEKIFQLAKNKLDLDSHISEDDKKSQELLESKVSDILEDIIYDENSKP; this is encoded by the coding sequence ATGAGTGATTCAACTAATGACGAAGTACAAGTGCCGGAGTCCTCTTCCCCGTTAAAGCAGACTAATGATGAGACTACCGCATCGCTGCTGCGCAGTCAGTTTAGCTTTACACCGGATAATGGGGCAAATAACAAGCCAAATCCAGTGGCAGGAGGTCCTAAGGGCAACCCTGATGCTCAACTTGCGCAGTTAGCTACGGAATTCCCTGATTTTTCACCTACTTTGGTTCAAGCAGTGTTCAAGTCgaactctttcaacattAAGATGGCCAGAGAACGGCTGACGAGGATTAGGAACCAGAGACAGAATTGGTCAGTTAACTCTAAGGGTGGAAAGACCACTTTGATACCTCAGACTAGCCGGTTGGGGTCCTCTATGAGCCCAACAAACCGTTTAAACTCAATCAAGCCAAGTGATCCCTCATCAAAAATCGTGGTGGAGAAACAGCGTACGTCAATTTTTGATCGTTACTCCAATGTGATGAACCAGAAATTACGTCCTACTATGACCGAGTCTTTAGTGGTCGATGACGATGCTCTTTCGAAATTGAGTGGATCGAACATtaagagaagaagactgGTTAGAGCTGATAATTTGGATAAGGATAGAAAGGCCACACATCTGGATAAGGCCAAAGAGAACCTTTTAaacatgaagatgaagaaagtcacTTCTGGTGATGACGGTacagcagaagaagaaatgagTGGTGAGGAAGATGTAAGCGGTGAAGAGTATGAAGAGAGAACTCCAGAAATTAATATTGATGACCAGTTGCTACAGTTCTTGAATACTGCTGATGCGAGCGATATTGCGGATCTTGGTGAGACTACTATGGCGAAGGCCAAGATCATTATATCCAAAAGGCCATTCTCTAGCTTATATGCCTTTGCACAATTGGAATTCAGTGAAGAGAATGGGGATCATACAAAGAAGACTCCAAAGAGGACTGTCAAGAGAGCCTCTAACCAAAAGAGAGAGAGTGAAAAGTTGCTGGAGAAGGTTAACCAAAGTATAAGAGGTTATAACGCTATTGACTCGCTAATTAAGAGGTGTTCATCGTACGGCAATTTGATCGCTGGTCAAATGAAACGGTGGGGTATAGATTTGGAGCATACGCAAAATGGTGGAGAGCTGGATTTCACTAATATAGATtctgacgatgatgacACTGCAGTCGTTGAGGAATTTGATGAGTCAGAAGTGAGTGCTACACCAACTCCAGCTCCAGAGACCAATGTGGCCAAGTTAAAGATTAAGAGTGAGAGTGGCAGTGAAGCGgaagaggacgaagaagaggaagaggacgaagaagatgctccatttgaagaaagtgaggatgaagaatatgGTCAGACAAGAAAAGCTGCTTTCCCTGGCCGCAGGGGGAGACCACAGAAACGAttggtcaaattcttcaaggGCAGACCCAAATTACTTGGTCCTGATGTTCAATTAAAGGACTATCAGCAGACAGGTATTAATTGGTTGAACTTATTATACCACAATCACATGTCCTGTATTTTAGCAGACGATATGGGGCTAGGTAAGACATGTCAAGTTATATCTTTCCTAGCGTATCTGAAACAGATCAATGAACCTGGTCCTCATTTGGTAGTTGTTCCATCGTCAACTTTAGAAAACTGGCTGAGAGAGTTCCAAAAATTCTGCCCCAGTCTCAAGATCGAACCGTACTATGGTTCTCAACAGGAAAGAGCCGGTCTAAGAGAAATTTTAGAGAGAACAGCCGGTCAATACGATGTCATTGTGACCACTTATAATTTAGCTGCTGGTAACAAATATGACATCTCGTTCTTGAGGGGTTGTCATTTTAATGTGGTCGTTTACGATGAAGGGCATATGTTGAAAAACTCCCTATCAGAAAGATTCTCGAAGTTGATGCGGATCCAAGGTAATTTCCGTCTGCTGTTAACGGGTACTCCTCTGCAaaataatttgaaagaattgatgTCGCTATTGGAATTCATCATGCCCTCGCTCTTcgaagcaaagaaagattacCTTGCTTCCATTTTCAAACAGCGTGCAAGAACCACAGATGACAACAAGGGCTTCAATCCTCTATTGGCCCAAGAGGCAATTAATAGGGccaaaatgatgatgagaccTTTCATTTTAAGAAGACGTAAGGATCAAGTTCTGAAACACTTGCCTGCTAAGCACAGAGTCATTGAGCATTGTGAAATGAACGAGACTCAGCGTAAGATATAcaatgaagagatcaaattgGTTATGGAGCACAAACGAATGATACAGAATGGTGAACTACCCGAGGACCCCAAGGAAAAAGCCAAAATACAgtcgtcatcttcgaaGAACCTCATAATGGCGCTCAGAAAGGCATCACTACATCCACTCTTGTTCCGCAACCTTTACAACGACAAAGTGTTAGCCAAGATGAGTGATGCGATCTTAGACGAACCTGAGTATGCTGAGAACGGTAACAGACAATATATTCAGGAAGATATGAGTTATATGACGGATTTTGAACTGCACAAACTATGCTGTAATTTTCCTAACACCTTGGAAAAGTTCCAACTGCATAACCAGGAATGGCTAAAATCCGGTAAGATCGATAAGCTGACAGAGCTCTTAAAGCACATCATCATAGAGAAAAAGGAGAAAGTGCTGATCTTTTCACTATTTACCCAAATCTTGGACATCCTAGAGCTTGTACTCTCAACCCTAAACTACAAGTTCTTGAGGCTCGACGGTTCCACCCAGGTCAACGACAGACAATCTCTGATTGATAAGTTCTACGAGGACGAAACGATTCCAATCTTTATACTATCAACGAAGGCCGGTGGATTCGGTATCAATCTCGTGTGCGCCAACAATGTGATTATTTTTGACCAAAGTTTTAATCCACACGACGACAGACAGGCCGCAGACAGATCCCACCGTGTAGGCCAGACAAAGGAAGTCACCATCACCACGCTGATAACAAAGGACTCTATCgaggaaaagatctttcaacttgcTAAGAACAAGCTTGACTTGGACTCCCACATCTCTGAAGATGACAAGAAGTCCCAGGAACTTCTCGAAAGCAAAGTCAGCGACATCCTGGAGGATATCATCTACGATGAAAACTCCAAACCCTGA
- the FUN26 gene encoding nucleoside transmembrane transporter FUN26 (similar to Saccharomyces cerevisiae FUN26 (YAL022C); ancestral locus Anc_7.77) has product MHADEAILASEYDGTPEIEQRSLAQKPFMEKIRNHVYLTLLFIGIGLLWPWNCILSASVYFKHDVFHDKTIWANIFTSSMMTVSTLSSMLSNVWLARRQHSYSERVIRGLIWEILVFVALSAVTMMHSLCSLWFTFTLVMVLVAISSVATAMTQNGIMAIANVYGSEFSQAVMVGQAVAGVLPSVVLLIISFFSNPSEQSTSGIVFYFLTTTVVAMVSVVLYRVNKIGSRLKNPTTSSLASPTIPFKTLFYKLKYLVLSIFTTFVVTLIFPVFAATVLVKGFPLSNSQYSPFIFTVWNVGDLHGRVIADWPIFRSPRFTPFKTFVYSLWRLLFIPLFLSFCINNKSEISFPVLQDLGYTILQYAFGLTNGHVISISFMKVPEQLATDEEREAAGGFTNIFVSTGLTLGSVVSYAFVYIIAFLNK; this is encoded by the coding sequence ATGCACGCAGATGAGGCCATTTTGGCTTCTGAATATGATGGCACCCCTGAGATAGAGCAACGTTCCTTGGCCCAGAAGCCTTTCATGGAAAAGATCCGAAATCATGTTTACTTGACCCTATTGTTCATTGGAATTGGATTACTATGGCCTTGGAATTGTATTCTGAGTGCATCAGTATATTTCAAGCATGATGTGTTTCATGACAAGACCATTTGGGCGAATATTTTTACCAGTTCAATGATGACAGTGTCGACCTTATCATCAATGCTTTCGAATGTTTGGTTAGCTAGAAGGCAACATAGTTATTCTGAGAGAGTCATAAGAGGGCTGATCTGGGAGATTCTGGTTTTCGTTGCGCTTTCAGCCGTTACAATGATGCATTCGCTATGCTCCTTATGGTTCACCTTCACTTTAGTAATGGTGCTGGTCGCCATCAGTTCCGTGGCCACAGCTATGACTCAAAACGGTATCATGGCTATCGCCAACGTCTATGGATCAGAATTCAGTCAGGCCGTAATGGTGGGCCAGGCTGTGGCAGGTGTCCTACCGTCCGTTGTATTACTCatcatttccttcttcagCAATCCTTCCGAGCAAAGCACTAGTGGTATTGTTTTCTACTTTCTCACCACCACTGTCGTCGCCATGGTATCAGTGGTATTGTACCGAGTTAACAAGATAGGCTCCAGATTGAAAAACCCAACTACAAGCTCGTTGGCCTCCCCGACAATACCGTTCAAGACTCTATTCTACAAATTAAAATACCTGGTATTGTCAATATTCACTACATTTGTTGTTACACTTATTTTCCCCGTGTTTGCTGCTACTGTGCTCGTCAAAGGTTTCCCACTCTCAAACTCTCAGTATTCTCCATTCATCTTCACCGTCTGGAACGTCGGCGATCTTCATGGCAGAGTAATCGCTGACTGGCCCATATTCAGAAGCCCGAGGTTCACACCTTTTAAGACCTTTGTTTACTCCCTATGGCGTCTACTGTTCATCCCACTATTCCTATCTTTCTGTATTAACAACAAATCAGAGATCAGCTTCCCTGTCCTGCAAGACCTGGGCTACACGATTCTACAGTACGCTTTCGGCCTCACTAACGGTCATGTCATATCCATCAGTTTCATGAAAGTGCCCGAGCAGCTGGCCAcagacgaagaaagagaggCTGCTGGAGGGTTTACCAACATCTTTGTTTCTACGGGTCTGACACTAGGAAGCGTCGTCAGCTACGCCTTTGTTTACATCATCGCCTTCTTGAACAAGTGA